In the Candidatus Poribacteria bacterium genome, one interval contains:
- a CDS encoding RnfABCDGE type electron transport complex subunit A — MKEIFFVFFTAAVLNNFVLTNFLGICPFLGVSRKKGPALAMSGAVIFVMFIASIFTWMIYYFLLKRYGLEFLKIPAFILVIGTLVQLIETFMRRFAERMYDVFGIYLPLITTNCAILGVTLININREFTFHNSLVYSLGAGVGFGIAMIIMAGIREQLEYVDLPKALEGVPIALLIAGILSMAFQGFAGTVTLLK, encoded by the coding sequence ATGAAGGAGATATTCTTTGTGTTTTTCACCGCGGCGGTCCTGAACAATTTCGTCCTAACCAACTTCCTGGGCATCTGTCCGTTTTTGGGCGTCTCCAGGAAGAAGGGCCCGGCATTGGCCATGAGCGGAGCCGTCATCTTCGTCATGTTCATAGCCTCCATCTTCACGTGGATGATCTACTACTTCCTGCTTAAGAGATACGGCCTGGAGTTCCTGAAGATACCAGCCTTCATACTGGTGATAGGGACGTTGGTTCAGTTGATCGAGACATTCATGCGCCGATTCGCGGAGAGGATGTATGACGTCTTCGGTATATACCTGCCCCTCATCACGACGAACTGCGCTATCCTGGGCGTGACCCTCATAAACATAAACCGCGAGTTCACGTTTCATAACTCCCTGGTCTACTCCCTCGGCGCCGGTGTGGGTTTTGGCATAGCCATGATAATCATGGCTGGGATAAGGGAACAACTGGAATACGTGGATCTGCCCAAGGCGCTTGAGGGGGTTCCCATAGCCCTGCTGATAGCGGGCATATTGTCGATGGCATTTCAGGGGTTTGCCGGAACCGTGACCCTCTTAAAATAG
- the rsxE gene encoding electron transport complex subunit RsxE gives MNLKNFTKGLWTDLPVLRVLLGFCPTLAVTNKAANGLTMGLATTFVLLFSSSLISIFRRWIPSRIRIPIFIVVIASFVTIVDYTLAAYYREMHKVLGIYVPLIVVNCLILGRVEAFASKRPLGDSILDALGMGIGFTLVLVVLGSIRELFGFGTIFSHQILAKPYEPMVIMIVPPGALLSLGLLLGLMNLVSRRLEERR, from the coding sequence ATGAACCTGAAAAACTTCACGAAAGGATTGTGGACGGATCTGCCTGTGCTTCGGGTGCTGCTTGGGTTTTGCCCGACCCTGGCCGTCACGAACAAAGCGGCAAATGGTCTGACGATGGGGCTCGCCACCACCTTCGTCCTTCTCTTCTCCTCATCATTGATCTCGATCTTCAGGAGATGGATACCATCTAGGATCCGTATACCGATCTTCATCGTCGTCATAGCCAGCTTCGTCACGATCGTGGATTACACCCTGGCGGCGTATTACAGGGAGATGCACAAAGTCTTGGGGATCTACGTGCCGTTGATCGTCGTTAACTGCCTGATCCTGGGAAGGGTGGAAGCGTTTGCATCCAAGAGGCCGTTGGGAGATTCCATACTGGACGCCCTTGGCATGGGCATAGGATTCACATTGGTACTCGTAGTGCTTGGCTCGATAAGGGAGCTTTTCGGGTTTGGGACCATATTCTCCCATCAGATCCTCGCAAAACCGTATGAGCCGATGGTGATAATGATAGTTCCTCCGGGGGCTTTGCTCAGCCTCGGATTGCTTTTGGGATTGATGAACCTGGTAAGCAGGCGATTGGAGGAGAGAAGATGA
- a CDS encoding RnfABCDGE type electron transport complex subunit G: MKDIIRLSIILGFVCSVSAFSLSFVYQHTKPIIEQNREKELRESLSNVLPETKIDYNPITEGELFDVLKANVALIALYKGSKDGKTVYAASVSVGGYQGAIRLLIGFDPAVPEVLGVKVLEQAETPGLGSRIEEEDFLNKLKGRLRPQEKYDTITGATISSSAVIGGIVRTMKAVLKARRKG; this comes from the coding sequence GTGAAAGATATAATAAGGCTTTCGATAATCCTGGGCTTCGTCTGCTCCGTATCGGCTTTCTCCCTCTCGTTCGTCTACCAACATACGAAGCCGATAATAGAGCAGAACAGGGAGAAGGAATTGCGCGAGTCCCTTTCGAACGTGCTGCCCGAGACGAAGATCGACTATAACCCGATAACCGAAGGCGAGCTCTTCGATGTCTTAAAGGCAAACGTAGCCCTCATCGCCCTCTATAAAGGAAGCAAGGATGGGAAAACGGTCTACGCGGCTTCCGTGAGCGTCGGGGGATATCAGGGGGCCATCAGGCTTTTGATCGGTTTCGATCCGGCCGTCCCTGAGGTTCTGGGGGTGAAGGTGCTCGAACAAGCTGAAACCCCTGGCCTCGGCTCAAGGATCGAGGAGGAGGATTTTCTGAACAAGCTTAAAGGGAGACTGAGACCTCAGGAGAAATACGACACGATAACCGGCGCCACCATCTCCTCAAGCGCCGTGATAGGCGGAATAGTGAGGACGATGAAAGCAGTCCTTAAGGCGAGGAGGAAAGGATGA